In the genome of Calliopsis andreniformis isolate RMS-2024a chromosome 10, iyCalAndr_principal, whole genome shotgun sequence, one region contains:
- the Mrpl28 gene encoding mitochondrial ribosomal protein L28, translating into MSVKHFGQRLYYIPKITRWSKGIGAELPAEYKKFWREWKIQEPTAVHYIKQEGTYVRDEETEVVHPVQNRPIPLKYPKEFNQCILGGEALIQGFRKKNQYTRKYPHYWFPQLKKSVVYSEILDAYMSVVVTNRTINLIHEHYGFDHYLLKTPACDLKSELALKLKRQILIALADKTLYPDDPVKREEVYNKYKEYLTAYTREEIEWYGLTYPEACKKWINNKSESTKVEPLKFQYRSELIAKLKEKNEKAENMDVSSEEKHSSWISKLNPFTKTSNTK; encoded by the exons ATGTCAGTAAAACACTTTGGTCAG CGTTTATACTATATACCAAAAATAACACGATGGTCGAAAGGTATTGGCGCAGAATTACCAGCAGAATATAAAAAGTTTTGGAGAGAATGGAAAATACAAGAGCCAACGGCTGTCCATTACATAAAACAAGAAGGCACCTATGTAAGAGATGAGGAAACAGAAGTAGT GCATCCAGTTCAGAATAGACCAATACCATTAAAATATCCCAAAGAATTTAACCAATGTATTTTGGGTGGAGAAGCATTGATACAAGGTTTTCGAAAGAAAAATCAGTATACTCGCAAATATCCTCATTATTGGTTTCCTCAACTCAAGAAGTCTGTAGTTTATAGTGAAATTTTAGATGCATACATGAGTGTTGTTGTTACCAATAGGACTATTAATTTAATTCATGAACATTATGGGTTTGATCATTATTTATTAAAG ACTCCTGCCTGTGACCTGAAATCTGAACTAGCACTAAAACTAAAGCGTCAAATACTTATAGCACTAGCGGATAAAACTTTATATCCAGATGATCCAGTCAAAAGAGAAGAAGTTTATAATAAGTACAAAGAATATTTGACAGCA TATACACGAGAAGAAATTGAATGGTATGGTTTAACTTACCCAGAGGCTTGTAAAAAATGGATAAACAACAAATCCGAATCGACTAAAGTAGAGCCTTTAAAATTCCAATATAGGTCTGAATTAATTGCCAAGCtcaaagaaaaaaatgaaaaagcaGAAAATATGGATGTTTCATCAGAAGAGAA gcATTCATCCTGGatatcgaaactcaatccttttACCAAAACTTCGAACACTAAATAA
- the Waw gene encoding translation factor waclaw yields MKMKKVIYHVWYTQRNYNYFQLCTSIFNREHSCILKKHYCTKQNPQTINKEHEIEVENIRNFSIIAHVDHGKSTLADRFLELTGAIKANSGKQVLDNLQVEKERGITVKAQTASLNYTYKGTEYLLNLIDTPGHVDFSAEVHRSLAPCQGVLLVIDANDGVQAQTVANYYLAIKKELIIIPIINKIDLKNANPAKVIEQLKSLFDIKEADVLKISAKLGTGVHNVLDAIVERIPPPDAFRDKPFRALIFDSWYDKYKGAISLIYVKEGSLSLGEYITSTYTKKCYEIKTLALLKPNEKPVNKLLAGQVGCISCNMRSSKEAFIGDTLYLKNQPVEPLLGFKAPKAMVFSGVYPLDQSQFNTMRTAIEKLTLNDSGVSVVTDTSLALGQGWRIGFLGLLHMEVFMQRLEQEYGAQPIVTVPNVTYKAKIFGSKNIKKYGSDIVIFNNPAHFPDPQIVSEFYEPIILGTIIAPAEYTGVIMALCLEKRGTEQLTKDIGNNRIMFQFLLPLNEIIVDFHDLLKNVTSGYASFDYEEYDYVSSNLVKLNISLNGIIVEELSTVVHISKAVFTGKKLCEKLLDVIPRQLFEIAIQALINSKVVARETLKPLKKDVTAKLYGGDVTRRMKLLARQSEGKKRMRMIGRIALPRDTFIKVLKR; encoded by the exons ATGAAAATGAAGAAAGTTATATATCATGTATGGTATACTCAGAGAAATTACAACTATTTTCAACTGTGTACTTCTATATTTAATAG GGAACATTCATGTATCCTGAAAAAACATTACTGTACAAAGCAAAATCCACAAACTATTAACAAAGAACATGAAATAGAAGTAGAAAATATTCGTAATTTTAGCATCATAGCGCATGTTGATCATGGTAAAAGTACTCTTGCAGACAGATTCTTAGAATTAACAGGTGCAATAAAAGCAAACTCAGGAAAACAAGTGTTAGATAATCTACAAGTCGAAAAGGAACGAGGAATTACAGTTAAAGCTCAAACTGCTTCTTTAAATTACACATATAAAGGAACTGAATATCTACTTAATTTAATAGACACACCTGGCCACGTGGATTTCTCAGCTGAAGTCCATCGTTCTTTAGCTCCCTGCCAAGGAGTACTCTTGGTGATAGATGCAAATGATGGCGTACAGGCACAAACTGTGGCTAATTATTACTTAGCAATTAAaaaagaattgatcataataccaataattaataaaatagatttaaaaaatgctaATCCTGCTAAAGTAATTGAAcaattaaaatcattatttgaCATAAAGGAAGCAGATGTTTTAAAGATATCTGCCAAATTAGGTACAGGAGTACATAATGTTTTGGATGCTATTGTCGAAAGAATTCCACCACCTGATGCATTCAGAGATAAACCATTCAGAGCCTTAATATTTGATAGCTGGTATGATAAGTACAAAGGAGCCATTTCTTTAATATATGTTAAAGAAGGATCTCTATCACTAGGGGAGTATATCACATCCACCTACACCAAAAAGTGCTATGAAATTAAAACACTAGCATTATTGAAACCCAATGAAAAACCTGTAAACAAGTT ACTTGCAGGTCAAGTAGGATGTATTTCTTGCAATATGAGATCTTCTAAAGAAGCATTTATTGGTGATacattatatttgaaaaatcAACCTGTTGAACCTTTATTAGGATTTAAAGCACCCAAAGCAATGGTATTTTCGGGAGTATATCCACTCGATCAGTCACAATTTAATACTATGCGCACTGCCATTGAAAAATTAACATTAAATGATAGTGGAGTTTCTGTAGTAACAGATACCAG CCTAGCTCTCGGACAAGGATGGAGAATTGGATTTTTAGGATTGTTACATATGGAGGTTTTTATGCAGCGTCTTGAACAAGAATATGGTGCACAACCAATTGTCACTGTGCCTAATGTTACATATAAAGCAAAAATTTTCGGcagcaaaaatattaaaaaatacggCAGCGATATCGTTATATTCAACAATCCTGCCCACTTTCCTGATCCTCAAATTGTATCAGAATTCTATGAGCCTATTATATTAGGAACTATCATAGCACCAG CTGAATATACTGGTGTTATAATGGCATTATGCCTTGAAAAACGTGGAACAGAGCAATTGACAAAAGATATTGGTAACAATAGAATAATGTTCCAATTTTTATTACCGCTGAACGAAATTATTGTTGACTTTCATGATTTGCTGAAAAATGTAACTTCAGGATATGCCAGCTTCGATTACGAAGAATATGACTACGTATCTTCGAATCTAGTAAAG TTAAATATCAGTTTAAATGGAATCATAGTAGAAGAATTGagcactgttgtacatataagcAAAGCTGTTTTCACAGGAAAAAAATTATGTGAAAAATTATTGGACGTTATTCCGCGTCAATTATTTGAAATTGCAATACAAGCTCTAATTAATAGTAAAGTTGTTGCCAGAGAAACGTTAAAGCCACTTAAGAAAGATGTGACTGCAAAACTG tatGGCGGAGATGTCACGAGACGAATGAAATTACTGGCAAGACAATCGGAAGGAAAAAAGAGAATGAGAATGATTGGGCGCATTGCTTTACCACGTGATACGTTCATCAAAGTTCTTAAAAGATAA
- the Med21 gene encoding mediator complex subunit 21: MADRLTQLQDTINQQAEHFCNSVGILQQYSTPSKFPGFDRVGTPQPHQPQEDYAALFATLIARCAKDIDTLIESLPSEESSQELQVASLTRLEQENQEAGEQLEEIVKQGEALLQRIQAALQDIAQSQLDMQDRASSSVVNINLSTNPTFKQENMNSVSTVPSNNVHQLSDPSPTSINQ; this comes from the exons ATGGCGGATCGTCTAACACAATTGCAAGATACTATAAATCAG CAAGCCGAACACTTTTGCAATAGTGTGGGtatattacaacaatattctaCACCCAGTAAGTTTCCTGGTTTTGATCGTGTTGGGACGCCACAACCTCATCAACCTCAAGAAG ATTATGCAGCTCTGTTTGCAACTTTAATAGCCCGATGTGCCAAAGATATTGATACTTTAATAGAAAGTTTACCAAGCGAAGAATCATCTCAGGAGTTACAAGTCGCGAGTCTTACTCGCCTTGAACAAGAAAATCAAGAAGCAGGAGAACAACTAGAAGAAATTGTAAAACAAGGAGAAGCACTCTTGCAAAGAATTCAAGCTGCTCTGCAAGACATTGCTCAAAGTCAACTTGACATGCAAGATCGTGCATCTTCATCCGTAGTTAACATTAATCTGTCTACTAATCCTACTTTCAAACAAGAAAATATGAATTCTGTGAGCACAGTGCCTTCAAATAATGTGCATCAATTGTCTGATCCTTCACCGACCTCTATAAATCAATGA
- the Set1 gene encoding SET domain containing 1, producing the protein MNGMERHGHGHGHSHAHSHRHRHSHGNSQSTSQNSNQSSKHSHTHVMHSQKDASAVQTSQKPRNYKLLVDPFLVKGATKLYRYDGMVPGDPTYPEVQPRDPRSQLTRIWTRLEQLDLPVPRFKIDSNYCGEPPPLEVTFCHLNDNIDKTFLTDMVQKFGAVEELTVYYHPITNKHLGIARVVFESTKASKACVEKLNNTSVMGKVLKVFLDAFGEECKKIYDELTTEKKPEKKLEKEIKPENDQGKQTPIEKIINEEREDFRSNKKVVSNIEKPRDTYMENSRYKYRDYPTPSGSTGSDLGYGTAPSELNYSSNYSQNSTPATNYDFYYGSYHHQPPNNYLTNIPQNVSQNLSMQQNSGMWWGNNTGPTGYPSSSMWSVQHGTNLDNPNSSTVPVAKVSNAKTHHTPKKEKENQTVTKNSSRDSPIETRKTLDLDTRIAMLLKDKAGGMAPPFLQFGSDSEDEKKSVDAENEMLSEPPSPFLSHETYKSCFEKMRERNKERWKVHENNINQFSVDEDLGSVISSSEDEALLGSYSPAPDDIEPEPPKEPPPPPPPDDDRMSLSPLSSGDEKIEEVIAQTEPTSQLYPGAGYPGHLTHYPTNDVYHWPRPAQYPYPYGTTYLQSHYQPNTTSFSGAVGNHQGANYYPSFQSRLHAMANHNITKDSPQGPTINGVLNRVVNELKQILKKDFNKKMIENTAFKLFEVWWDEKKSEKNQNQGDSAIVNNSNKEEVPKSQGISLLLEQGTPLGFNYDGFGLGIRASMPKMPSFRRKIKAPSPLPQDEDSRQSDHGDTEIIESDSDLDLTSVQKVKRPVTSLPSASSSSSSSSSSSSSSPSESTSDEMSSSESSSSSNDSSDEEQDTDSRMSDRRPLACNSEDPDILTELAIQRSLDCPTPTGRETPVPNIKIKDVNSNEFPQFDNEASPVPSPLRYETDKEKIEDVNDRLVDEEHLEKIKTVNKDIEVKNMEDETQMKSSHVASIVLGKQEPRDMQKMENSAAEALITLAGQDNIIRHTSPGPVQPNIIRALQTMSAKYINDEPILKESEKIEMFSEIPTTDSEEESLEIRRLRYQAEADLRLNGQQSPSSPGSQASQVFMEHSYSLPPAQTEIMESLNRISSAPIKPVKMKPSKIMKISKSKDKTHKVEKRKFNKYTKIHNRENHEGEKENIQNEFVYEKYPKKFQEPTVTYKERDLMSEMAILYEFLTRGIDAEDVEYLRQSYEALLADDNQGYWLNDTHWVDHPPTDIPSPAKRRKRDELRLHTSGSARTEGYYKVDIREKAKHKHHYAQSIHRSNDIEDSNGPYAGGDGTINGPKNNTKALTGKMQALSREARSNQRRLLTAFGIDTDSDLLKFNQLKFRKKQLKFAKSGIHDWGLFAMEPIAADEMVIEYVGQMVRPVVADLRESQYEATGIGSSYLFRIDLDTIIDATKCGNLARFINHSCNPNCYAKVITIESQKKIVIYSKQPIGVNEEITYDYKFPLEDDKIPCLCGAPQCRGTLN; encoded by the exons ATGAACGGGATGGAGAGACATGGGCATGGACATGGACATTCGCATGCACACtcgcatcgtcatcgtcattcaCATGGGAATTCACAAAGCACATCTCAGAATTCAAATCAATCGTCCAAACATAGCCACACACATGTGATGCATTCACAGAAAGATGCATCTGCTGTACAAACGTCTCAGAAGCCAAGAAATTATAAGTTATTGGTTGATCCATTTTTGGTAAAAGGTGCAACAAAGTTGTACAGATACGATGGCATGGTACCAGGTGATCCAACTTATCCAGAAGTTCAACCCAGAGATCCAAGGTCTCAGTTAACAAGGATTTGGACTCGTTTAGAACAACTTGATTTACCTGTACCTAGATTTAAAATTGACTCTAATTATTGTGGTGAACCACCCCCTCTTGAAGTAACATTTTGCCATTTAAATGACAATATTGATAAGACTTTTTTAACGGATATGGTTCAGAAATTTGGAGCAGTAGAAGAACTCACTGTTTACTATCATCCTATAACTAATAAACACCTGGGAATTGCGAGAGTGGTATTTGAAAGCACAAAAGCTTCCAAAGCGTGTGTAGAGAAATTAAATAACACATCTGTGATGGGCAAAGTTTTAAAAGTGTTCCTTGATGCATTTGGAGAGGAGTGTAAAAAGATCTACGATGAGTTAACTACAGAGAAAAAGCCAGAAAAGAAACTTGAGAAAGAAATCAAACCTGAGAATGATCAAGGGAAGCAAACACCTATTGAAAAAATTATTAATGAGGAAAGGGAAGATTTCAGGAGTAATAAAAAAGTGGTGTCAAATATAGAAAAACCCAGAGATACATACATGGAAAACTCAAGATACAAGTATAGAGATTATCCTACTCCTAGTGGTAGTACAGGAAGTGATTTAGGATATGGTACTGCACCTAGTGAACTTAATTATTCTAGCAATTATTCTCAAAATTCTACTCCAGCCACGAATTATGATTTCTATTATGGTAGTTACCACCATCAACCTCcaaataattatttaacaaaTATACCCCAGAATGTGTCTCAAAATCTTTCGATGCAACAAAATTCTGGTATGTGGTGGGGAAACAATACAGGACCAACAGGTTATCCTTCATCTTCTATGTGGTCTGTCCAACATGGAACAAATTTAGATAATCCCAATTCTAGTACAGTTCCAGTTGCCAAGGTTTCGAATGCAAAGACTCATCACACTCCcaagaaagagaaagaaaatcAAACTGTTACGAAAAATTCATCGCGGGATTCACCAATAGAGACTCGCAAAACGCTAGATTTAGATACAAGAATTGCTATGTTGTTAAAAGATAAGGCTGGAGGAATGGCACCACCTTTTTTACAATTTGGTAGTGACTCTGAAGATGAGAAAAAATCTGTTGATGCAGAGAATGAAATGCTTTCGGAGCCACCAAGTCCTTTTCTATCTCATGAAACATACAAATCGTGCTTTGAGAAAATGAGGGAAAGGAATAAAGAACGGTGGAAAGTACATGAGAATAACATTAATCAGTTTTCGGTCGATGAAGATTTAGGAAGCGTCATCAGTTCCAGCGAAGATGAAGCATTATTAGGAAGTTACAGTCCTGCACCAGATGACATTGAACCGGAACCACCGAAAGAGCCGCCACCTCCACCTCCACCTGACGATGATAGGATGTCATTGAGTCCATTAAGTTCAGGGGATGAGAAAATCGAAGAG GTCATAGCTCAAACGGAACCTACGAGTCAGTTGTACCCAGGAGCTGGTTATCCTGGACATTTAACTCATTATCCTACTAATGATGTATACCATTGGCCGCGACCAGCACAATATCCATATCCTTATGGGACAACATATTTACAGAGTCATTATCAACCTAATACCACATCATTCTCTGGAGCAGTAGGAAATCATCAAGGAGCAAATTATTATCCATCGTTCCAATCACGTCTTCATGCCATGGCAAATCATAATATTACAAAAGACAGTCCAcag GGCCCTACCATCAATGGAGTATTAAACAGAGTTGTGAatgaattaaaacaaattttaaaaaaggATTTTAATAAGAAAATGATCGAGAACACTGCATTCAAATTATTCGAAGTATGGTGGGATGAAAAGAAATCTGAGAAAAATCAAAATCAAGGAGATAGTGCTATtgttaataacagtaataaagaGGAAGTTCCAAAATCTCAAGGAATATCATTGCTTTTAGAACAGGGAACACCACTTGGCTTTAATTATGATGGATTTGGTTTGGGCATTAGAGCTAGTATGCCAAAGATGCCTTCTTTCAgg CGCAAAATTAAAGCTCCAAGCCCGTTACCACAAGATGAAGATAGTCGTCAGTCTGATCATGGTGATACTGAAATTATAGAAAGCGATAGTGATCTTGATTTAACATCAGTACAGAAAGTTAAAAGGCCAGTTACTTCTCTTCCAAGCGCTTCTTCAtcttcttcgtcttcttcgTCGTCATCCTCATCATCGCCGAGCGAAAGCACTAGTGACGAAATGAGTTCCAGTGAATCATCTAGCAGTTCGAACGACAGCTCTGACGAAGAA cAAGACACGGACAGCCGTATGTCAGATCGTCGCCCCTTGGCTTGTAATAGTGAAGATCCTGATATTTTAACAGAACTTGCAATTCAGAGATCACTGGATTGTCCAACTCCAACGGGTAGAGAAACCCCAGtaccaaatattaaaataaaggaCGTAAACTCAAATGAATTCCCACAATTTGATAATGAAGCTAGCCCTGTACCGTCTCCATTAAGATATGAAACAGATAAAGAGAAAATTGAAGACGTAAACGATAGATTAGTTGATGAAGAACATCTTGAAAAGATTAAGACGGTTAACAAGGACATAGAAGTGAAAAATATGGAAGATGAAACACAAATGAAGAGTTCACATGTTGCGTCTATAGTGCTAGGAAAGCAAGAGCCTCGTGATATGCAAAAGATGGAAAACTCTGCGGCAGAAGCTTTAATAACATTAGCAGGACAAGATAATATTATAAGGCACACAAGTCCAGGACCTGTACAGCCAAATATTATTAGAGCTCTTCAAACTATGTCTGCTAAATACATTAATGACGAACCTATATTGAAAGAATCAGAAAAAATTGAAATGTTTAGTGAAATACCGACTACAGACTCAGAGGAAGAAAGCTTAGAAATTAGGAGATTAAG GTACCAAGCTGAGGCTGATCTTCGGCTGAATGGTCAACAAAGCCCAAGTTCACCAGGATCTCAAGCTTCGCAAGTGTTCATGGAGCATTCATATTCGCTGCCGCCAGCCCAAACAGAAATTATGGAATCTCTAAACCGTATATCGTCTGCGCCGATAAAACCTGTAAAAATGAAACCGTCGAAGATTATGAAAATAAGCAAGAGCAAAGACAAGACTCACAAAGTGGAGAAACGAAAGTTCAATAAGTACACGAAAATACATAATCGCGAGAATCATGAAGGAGAAAAGGAAAatattcagaatgaatttgtttatgaaaaatatcCGAAGAAATTCCAGGAACCAACGGTGACGTACAAAGAACGTGATCTCATGTCAGAAATGGCTATTTTGTATGAATTTTTAACTAGGGGAATAGATGCAGAAGATGTGGAATATTTAAGACAAAGTTACGAAGCTTTACTGGCTGATGATAATCAAGGTTATTGGTTAAATGATACTCATTGGGTTGATCATCCTCCGACGGATATTCCGAGTCCCGCGAAACGAAGGAAAAGAGATGAGCTCAGATTGCATACAAGTGGTAGCGCAAGAACAGAAGGATATTATAAAGTCGATATTCGGGAAAAAGCCAAACATAAG CATCACTATGCGCAAAGTATACACCGTAGTAACGACATTGAAGATAGTAATGGTCCTTATGCTGGAGGTGATGGAACGATAAATGGTCCAAAGAACAATACTAAAGCTTTAACTGGTAAAATGCAAGCTTTGTCTCGTGAAGCTCGAAGCAACCAACGACGTCTGTTAACAGCTTTCGGTATTGATACCGATAGTGATCTCCTTAAGTTTAATCAGTTGAAA TTTAGGAAGAAACAATTGAAATTTGCCAAATCTGGCATACACGATTGGGGTCTGTTCGCCATGGAACCAATTGCAGCTGACGAAATGGTTATTGAATATGTTGGTCAAATGGTTAGACCAGTTGTTGCTGACTTAAGAGAGTCTCAATACGAAGCTACCGGGATTGGTAGTTCTTATCTATTTCGTATTGATCTAGATACAATTATTGATGCAACAAAGTGTGGCAATTTAGCACGTTTCATTAATCATAGCTGCAAT CCAAATTGTTACGCGAAGGTAATTACAATCGAGAGCCAAAAGAAAATAGTAATCTATAGCAAGCAACCGATAGGAGTTAACGaagaaattacatacgattacAAATTTCCATTGGAGGATGACAAAATCCCTTGCCTATGTGGAGCTCCTCAGTGTCGGGGTACTCTGAATTGA
- the Uqcr-11 gene encoding ubiquinol-cytochrome c reductase 11 kDa subunit, producing MSLLQNFFKRCIPVVKAEDDEIVDPQKVLREKCSMRPKCSNMQERLNTCTDRVNSRKHTEETCLEELIDYVECVDHCVAETLFSRLK from the exons ATGTCTCTTCTCCAAAATTTCTTTAAACGTTGCATCCCAGTCGTAAAAGCGGAAGACGATGAAATAGTTGATCCTCAAAAAGTACTTCGT gAAAAATGTTCAATGCGACCTAAATGTTCTAATATGCAAGAACGACTGAACACATGTACTGATCGTGTTAATTCAAGGAAACATACAGAAGAAACATGCCTTGAAGAATTAATAGATTATGTAGAATGTGTAGACCATTGTGTGGCAGAAACACTTTTCAGTAGACTAAAATAA